A single Deltaproteobacteria bacterium DNA region contains:
- a CDS encoding PilZ domain-containing protein, whose amino-acid sequence MRQMRDRREREFVRVDESVPFYFSPWEREESERGPLDTEHLFNELEPRDDGDPKLYELLFTINQKLDAVINHLVGTGGFNLPEARDVNISGGGARFVCQERFEVGDFLALKFFLPTHPNLVTVKSRVVRVDPAEDGYLTAVEYEDLDETVRERIIRFVFACQRLDLRHRKEHGDEGK is encoded by the coding sequence TTGAGGCAGATGAGGGACAGGCGCGAAAGGGAGTTCGTCAGGGTCGACGAGAGCGTGCCTTTCTACTTCTCCCCCTGGGAACGGGAAGAGTCGGAGCGGGGCCCCCTCGACACGGAACACCTCTTCAACGAGCTCGAGCCGCGCGATGACGGGGACCCCAAGCTCTACGAGCTGCTCTTCACCATAAACCAGAAGCTCGACGCCGTCATAAATCACCTCGTCGGCACCGGCGGCTTCAACCTCCCCGAGGCGCGCGACGTCAACATAAGCGGCGGCGGGGCGAGGTTCGTCTGCCAGGAGCGTTTCGAGGTGGGCGACTTCCTGGCGTTGAAGTTCTTCCTGCCCACCCATCCCAACCTCGTCACCGTGAAGTCGAGGGTCGTCAGGGTCGATCCCGCCGAGGACGGCTACCTCACCGCCGTGGAGTACGAGGACCTCGACGAGACCGTCAGGGAGAGGATCATACGCTTCGTGTTCGCCTGCCAGCGCCTGGACCTCAGGCACCGCAAGGAGCACGGTGACGAAGGAAAGTAG